The following are encoded in a window of bacterium genomic DNA:
- the rplC gene encoding 50S ribosomal protein L3, producing the protein MSLSAILGEKVGMTRIFDDHARAIPVTVIKAGPCHVTQICTEENDGYSAVQISYGEIPARKVNKPQAGHFANAGVAPARHLVEVRVDDGSEFQLGQVLRVEDVFEPGTKADVTGVSKGKGFQGVMKRHNFHGQGASHGVHKVHRSPGAIGACATPARVMKGTKLPGRMGSKQTTVLNLAVVGVDPERNLLVLQGAVPGPRGGLVFVREAVKNG; encoded by the coding sequence ATGAGCCTGTCGGCAATCCTCGGAGAAAAAGTCGGCATGACCCGGATCTTCGACGATCACGCCCGCGCCATCCCGGTGACGGTGATCAAGGCCGGGCCCTGCCACGTCACCCAGATCTGTACCGAGGAGAACGACGGCTACTCGGCGGTGCAGATCTCCTACGGCGAGATCCCCGCCCGGAAGGTCAACAAACCGCAGGCGGGCCACTTCGCCAATGCCGGCGTCGCCCCGGCCCGCCACCTCGTGGAGGTGCGGGTCGATGACGGCTCCGAGTTCCAGCTGGGCCAGGTGCTGCGGGTCGAGGACGTGTTCGAGCCCGGAACCAAGGCCGACGTGACCGGAGTCTCCAAGGGGAAAGGTTTCCAGGGCGTGATGAAGCGCCATAACTTCCACGGGCAGGGCGCCAGCCACGGTGTTCACAAGGTGCACCGCTCGCCGGGCGCCATCGGCGCCTGCGCCACCCCGGCCCGGGTGATGAAGGGCACCAAGCTACCCGGACGGATGGGCAGTAAGCAGACCACCGTGCTCAACCTGGCTGTGGTCGGTGTGGACCCCGAGCGCAACCTGCTGGTGCTGCAGGGCGCGGTCCCCGGTCCCAGAGGCGGGCTCGTCTTCGTCCGCGAAGCGGTCAAGAACGGTTGA
- the rplD gene encoding 50S ribosomal protein L4 yields the protein MADLVAPRYDSAGAQQGEVLLDPAVFGITPNRDVMHQVVVAHLAARRSGTARTKTRAEVRGGGRKPWRQKGLGRARHGSIRSPIWVGGGKAHGPRDRNYVQRAPKKMKALALRSALSARASEGAIKIIGGFDWEVPRTSLAASLLSEIGATGKALVVVDRSEEIAVRSFRNLPQVILGRPGMLNTYDVLWAGTVVFSGLALGQASTGPDGSPSGRFDISDEDFVMESSAAPAGLGGDAS from the coding sequence ATGGCTGATCTCGTTGCGCCCAGGTACGACTCCGCCGGTGCTCAGCAGGGCGAGGTGCTGCTCGACCCGGCAGTCTTCGGCATCACGCCCAACCGCGACGTGATGCATCAGGTAGTGGTGGCCCACCTGGCGGCCCGGCGTTCCGGAACCGCCCGCACCAAGACCAGGGCCGAGGTGAGGGGCGGTGGGCGCAAGCCATGGCGCCAGAAGGGCTTGGGGCGGGCCCGCCACGGCTCGATCCGCTCCCCCATCTGGGTCGGCGGCGGCAAGGCGCACGGCCCTCGCGACCGCAACTACGTCCAGCGGGCCCCCAAGAAGATGAAGGCGCTGGCCCTTCGGAGCGCCCTGTCGGCCCGGGCGTCGGAGGGCGCGATCAAGATCATCGGCGGGTTCGATTGGGAGGTGCCCAGGACCAGCCTGGCGGCCTCCCTCCTAAGCGAGATCGGGGCTACCGGTAAGGCACTGGTGGTGGTCGACCGCTCGGAGGAGATCGCGGTCCGGTCCTTCCGTAACCTGCCCCAGGTCATCCTCGGGCGGCCCGGGATGCTGAACACGTACGACGTTCTGTGGGCCGGCACGGTCGTCTTCTCCGGATTGGCCCTCGGGCAGGCTTCCACCGGGCCGGACGGATCCCCATCGGGCCGCTTCGACATCTCGGACGAGGACTTCGTCATGGAGAGCAGCGCGGCGCCGGCCGGGCTGGGAGGGGACGCCTCATGA
- the rplW gene encoding 50S ribosomal protein L23 has translation MKDPRDVIIQPVVSEKSYDLIERNNTYTFVVDRRARKEEIRRAVEVLFDVRVLSVNTLNRKGKRKRTRFTVGKRADSKRAMVTLPIGQTVDIFGI, from the coding sequence ATGAAGGACCCGCGTGACGTGATCATCCAGCCCGTGGTCTCGGAGAAGTCGTACGACCTCATCGAGCGTAACAACACCTACACCTTCGTGGTGGATCGCCGGGCCCGCAAGGAGGAGATCCGTCGGGCGGTCGAGGTCCTGTTCGATGTTCGGGTGTTGAGCGTCAACACGCTGAATCGCAAGGGGAAGCGGAAGAGGACCCGGTTCACGGTCGGCAAGCGCGCCGACAGCAAGCGCGCCATGGTCACGTTGCCCATCGGGCAGACCGTGGACATCTTCGGAATCTGA
- the rplB gene encoding 50S ribosomal protein L2: protein MAVRKRKPTSPGRRFQTVSDFAAITKSKPEKSLLAKKKRSSGRNNHGRITSRHRGGGHKRRYRIVDFRRTKDGVPARVAAVEYDPNRNARLALLHYVDGEKRYILHPVGVSVGDMLESGPKAEIRPGNALPLRNIPAGTVVHAIELKPGGGARMARAAGTGVQLMSKEGNRALLRLPSGEVRYVLLDCRATIGQVGNTEAELTKLGKAGRNRWKGVRPQTRGVAMNPVDHPLGGGEGRSSGGRHPVSPWGKSEGRTRNRNKASNRDIVRRRNKKGRR, encoded by the coding sequence ATGGCAGTAAGGAAGAGAAAGCCCACCTCACCGGGGCGCCGGTTCCAGACGGTGTCCGACTTCGCGGCGATCACCAAGTCCAAGCCCGAGAAGTCGCTGCTGGCCAAGAAGAAGCGCTCCTCGGGGCGCAACAACCATGGCCGGATCACATCGCGCCACCGGGGCGGCGGCCACAAGCGCCGGTACCGGATCGTGGATTTCCGCCGTACTAAGGACGGGGTGCCGGCTCGGGTGGCGGCGGTGGAGTACGACCCCAACCGCAATGCCCGGCTGGCCCTGCTGCATTACGTGGACGGCGAGAAGCGCTACATCCTGCACCCGGTGGGAGTGTCGGTGGGAGACATGCTTGAGTCGGGCCCCAAGGCCGAGATCCGGCCCGGCAACGCCCTTCCGCTGCGGAACATTCCGGCGGGTACGGTGGTTCATGCCATCGAGCTCAAGCCGGGTGGCGGCGCCAGGATGGCCAGGGCAGCCGGAACGGGCGTCCAGTTGATGTCCAAGGAGGGGAACAGGGCGCTGCTGCGTCTGCCCTCGGGCGAGGTCCGCTACGTGCTCCTGGACTGCCGGGCCACCATCGGGCAGGTCGGCAATACAGAGGCCGAGCTCACCAAGCTCGGCAAGGCGGGCAGGAACCGCTGGAAGGGGGTCCGTCCCCAGACCCGCGGCGTGGCGATGAACCCGGTGGATCACCCGCTGGGCGGTGGCGAGGGGCGCTCGTCCGGAGGGCGCCATCCGGTTTCCCCGTGGGGCAAGTCGGAGGGCCGGACCCGTAATCGCAACAAGGCGAGCAACCGGGATATCGTGCGCCGCCGCAACAAGAAAGGCCGGAGGTAG
- the rpsS gene encoding 30S ribosomal protein S19: protein MARSRKKGPFVDEHLLRKVEVANSAGHKRMIRTWSRRSTIIPEMVGLTIAVHDGRRHVPIYITEQMVDHKLGEFAPTRTFRGHAGTKREKATRR, encoded by the coding sequence ATGGCTCGGAGCCGCAAGAAGGGCCCGTTCGTGGACGAGCACCTGCTGAGGAAGGTGGAGGTCGCCAACAGCGCCGGCCACAAGCGGATGATCCGCACCTGGAGCCGCCGGAGCACCATCATCCCCGAGATGGTGGGCCTGACCATCGCTGTCCATGATGGCCGCCGCCACGTTCCCATCTACATCACCGAGCAGATGGTCGATCACAAGCTGGGCGAGTTCGCTCCTACCAGGACCTTCAGGGGACACGCCGGCACCAAGCGGGAAAAGGCTACGAGGCGGTAG
- the rplV gene encoding 50S ribosomal protein L22 produces MRAVARARHIRQSPYKVRVVLDQVRGMSAADAEVTLRFSNRRAAEPILKCIRSAVANMNSKFELGEDLDTLAGEVRVVEAYADEGVTIKRFRPRARGRATRIRKRTCHITIVVSDGREEVD; encoded by the coding sequence ATGAGAGCAGTCGCCCGCGCCCGCCATATCCGCCAGTCCCCCTACAAGGTGCGGGTGGTGCTGGACCAGGTCCGGGGCATGTCGGCCGCCGATGCCGAGGTGACCCTCCGGTTCTCCAACCGGAGAGCCGCGGAGCCGATCCTCAAGTGCATCCGCTCGGCAGTCGCCAACATGAATTCTAAGTTCGAGCTCGGCGAGGACCTCGACACGCTGGCCGGCGAGGTCCGCGTGGTCGAGGCCTATGCCGACGAGGGCGTGACCATCAAGCGCTTCCGGCCTCGGGCCCGGGGTCGCGCCACCAGGATCCGCAAGCGCACCTGCCACATCACCATCGTGGTTTCCGACGGCCGCGAGGAGGTCGACTGA
- the rpsC gene encoding 30S ribosomal protein S3, with protein sequence MGQKTHPYGFRLGIVTDWKSRWYSDKDYTFLANEDHRIRDYLKRELKRGAVSRVDIERTRERLQVDVHTARPGAVIGRKGAEAERIRSGMEKMTGRRVKLNVIEVKDPETDAQLLARGVADQLENRVAFRRAMRRTVQTALKAGAEGVRVECAGRLGGADMSRREWYREGRVPLHTLRADIDYGQATAATSVGSIGVKVWVYKGDVVASLKTTREQMAREAALAAGRPSGRMTPAKSRAEQRAGGRAAPRVIEAGGGKRIIEAGGGRKVSKAEAKSAYDSVRAETGAPSGQAGDEGGSAAKPEDDSGADEAGKQ encoded by the coding sequence ATGGGCCAGAAGACGCATCCCTATGGTTTCCGCCTCGGAATCGTCACCGACTGGAAGTCACGTTGGTACTCGGATAAGGACTACACCTTCCTGGCCAACGAGGACCACCGGATACGCGACTACTTGAAGCGCGAACTCAAGCGGGGGGCGGTGTCGCGGGTCGACATCGAACGCACCCGCGAACGCCTCCAGGTGGACGTCCACACGGCCCGTCCCGGCGCCGTGATCGGCCGCAAGGGCGCCGAGGCGGAACGGATCCGGTCAGGTATGGAGAAGATGACCGGGCGCCGGGTGAAGCTCAACGTGATCGAGGTCAAGGACCCCGAGACGGACGCCCAGTTGCTGGCCCGCGGCGTGGCCGACCAGCTGGAGAACCGGGTGGCCTTCCGGCGCGCCATGCGACGGACGGTGCAGACCGCCCTCAAAGCAGGCGCGGAAGGAGTGAGGGTGGAGTGCGCCGGCCGCCTGGGCGGCGCCGACATGAGCCGCCGCGAGTGGTACCGGGAGGGCCGGGTGCCCCTGCACACCCTCCGGGCGGACATCGACTACGGCCAGGCCACGGCCGCCACCAGCGTGGGGAGTATCGGGGTCAAGGTCTGGGTCTACAAGGGCGATGTGGTCGCCTCGCTCAAGACCACGCGCGAGCAGATGGCGCGCGAGGCCGCGCTGGCGGCCGGACGGCCGTCGGGCCGGATGACGCCGGCCAAGAGCCGGGCCGAGCAGCGAGCCGGTGGACGCGCCGCGCCGCGGGTGATCGAAGCCGGAGGGGGCAAGAGGATCATCGAGGCCGGCGGTGGCCGCAAGGTCAGCAAGGCCGAGGCCAAGTCGGCTTACGACAGCGTCCGGGCCGAGACCGGTGCGCCATCCGGGCAGGCCGGTGACGAGGGCGGGTCCGCCGCCAAGCCCGAAGACGATTCCGGTGCCGATGAGGCCGGGAAGCAGTAG
- the rplP gene encoding 50S ribosomal protein L16, translating to MLMPKRTKYRKVHRGRMKGYAKGGTAVSFGDYGIQALEPGQITARQIESARVAITRTVRRGGKVWINIFPDKPITAKPAETRMGSGKGNPEFWVAVVKPGRVMMELSGVDEQMAREAMRRAGHKLPIKTRFVTREPLG from the coding sequence ATGTTGATGCCCAAGCGAACCAAGTACCGCAAGGTCCATAGGGGGCGGATGAAGGGTTACGCCAAGGGCGGCACGGCGGTGTCGTTCGGCGACTACGGCATCCAGGCGCTGGAGCCGGGCCAGATAACCGCTCGCCAGATCGAGTCCGCCCGTGTCGCCATCACCCGTACGGTTCGGCGGGGAGGGAAGGTCTGGATCAACATCTTCCCCGACAAGCCGATCACGGCCAAGCCGGCCGAGACCCGGATGGGGTCGGGGAAGGGGAATCCCGAGTTCTGGGTGGCCGTCGTCAAGCCGGGGCGGGTGATGATGGAACTGTCGGGCGTGGACGAGCAAATGGCGCGCGAGGCGATGCGCAGGGCCGGCCACAAGCTGCCGATCAAGACCCGGTTCGTAACCAGGGAACCTTTGGGCTAG
- the rpmC gene encoding 50S ribosomal protein L29: MKALELRELTPAELDEKLDETKEELFNLRFQLAVSQSEDTASLGRLRQLVARIKTVMHENEGIDHA, encoded by the coding sequence ATGAAGGCCTTGGAGCTGAGGGAACTCACCCCGGCCGAGCTGGACGAGAAGCTGGACGAGACCAAGGAGGAGCTGTTCAACCTCCGGTTCCAGCTGGCGGTCAGCCAGTCGGAGGACACGGCCTCTCTGGGCCGCCTGAGGCAGTTGGTCGCGCGGATCAAGACCGTGATGCACGAGAACGAGGGGATCGATCATGCCTGA
- the rpsQ gene encoding 30S ribosomal protein S17: protein MPDRARRKTRVGVVVSDARARTITVELERRTRHRRYGKIVRTVTKVHAHDEDNSARNGDRVMIMETRPLSKTKRWRLVEVLGRAR, encoded by the coding sequence ATGCCTGATCGGGCGCGGCGCAAGACGCGTGTGGGCGTGGTGGTGTCCGATGCCCGGGCCCGCACTATCACGGTGGAGCTCGAGCGGCGCACCCGCCATCGCCGCTACGGCAAGATCGTGCGCACCGTCACCAAGGTCCATGCGCACGACGAGGACAACTCTGCCCGCAACGGCGACCGGGTGATGATCATGGAGACCCGGCCCCTGTCGAAGACCAAGCGGTGGCGGCTGGTCGAGGTGCTGGGACGGGCGAGATGA
- the rplN gene encoding 50S ribosomal protein L14 yields the protein MIQQESRLKVADNSGAREVLCIRVLGGSRRRYARIGDIIVATVKHAAPGAALKKGEVVRAVVVRTAKEQRRRDGTYIRFDDNACVVINDNRLPRGTRIFGPVARELRDRKFMRIVSLAPEVI from the coding sequence ATGATCCAGCAGGAGTCCCGGCTCAAGGTGGCCGACAACAGCGGCGCCCGAGAGGTGTTGTGCATCCGCGTGCTCGGAGGGTCGCGCCGCCGGTATGCCCGGATCGGCGACATCATCGTGGCCACCGTCAAGCACGCCGCGCCCGGAGCGGCGCTCAAGAAGGGCGAGGTGGTCAGGGCGGTGGTGGTTCGGACCGCCAAGGAGCAGCGCCGCCGGGACGGCACGTACATACGTTTCGACGACAACGCGTGCGTGGTCATCAACGACAACCGGCTCCCTCGGGGCACCCGCATATTCGGGCCGGTGGCCCGCGAGTTGCGGGACCGGAAGTTCATGCGGATCGTCTCGCTGGCGCCGGAGGTGATCTGA
- the rplX gene encoding 50S ribosomal protein L24, with protein MAIREGDRVVVISGKDVGAESRVARVLPRQGRVIVEGVNTAKRHQKARGRELQAGIVDKDMPIDVSNVMLVCGDCGPVKTGVGRSETGRKFRRCVKCDGEV; from the coding sequence ATGGCCATCCGCGAAGGCGACCGGGTCGTGGTGATCTCCGGCAAGGACGTGGGCGCCGAGTCGAGAGTGGCGCGAGTGCTGCCCCGCCAGGGCCGGGTGATCGTGGAGGGCGTCAACACCGCCAAGCGGCACCAGAAGGCCCGGGGACGCGAGCTGCAAGCGGGCATCGTCGACAAGGACATGCCCATCGACGTTTCCAACGTGATGCTGGTGTGCGGCGACTGCGGGCCGGTCAAGACCGGAGTCGGCAGGAGCGAGACGGGCCGCAAGTTCCGCCGCTGCGTCAAGTGCGACGGGGAGGTGTAG
- the rplE gene encoding 50S ribosomal protein L5 — protein sequence MAAETKSAPGGDVPRLKRQYVDTVRSRIMEDLGLANPMLIPNLDKIVVNMGIGEAVGDRKQAGAAMDDLATITGQKPRLNRARRSIAGFKLRTGMPVGCSVTIRGNRAWEFLDRLITIAIPRIRDFRGLNPSSFDGRGNYSFGVSEQLIFPEIDYDKVTAVRGMDITICTTSSDDGGARALLEAFGFPFRRRAVATN from the coding sequence ATGGCCGCCGAGACGAAGTCCGCTCCGGGGGGTGACGTGCCCCGCCTGAAGCGCCAATACGTCGACACGGTCCGGTCCCGGATCATGGAGGATCTGGGTCTGGCCAATCCCATGCTGATCCCCAACCTCGACAAGATCGTGGTGAATATGGGCATCGGCGAGGCGGTGGGCGACCGCAAGCAGGCCGGCGCGGCAATGGACGACCTGGCCACCATCACCGGCCAGAAGCCCCGCCTGAATCGGGCCCGCCGGTCCATCGCCGGGTTCAAGCTACGGACCGGGATGCCGGTGGGCTGTTCGGTGACGATCCGGGGCAATCGGGCCTGGGAGTTTCTCGATCGGCTGATTACCATCGCCATCCCGCGCATCCGGGACTTCCGAGGCCTGAACCCGTCATCGTTCGACGGGCGTGGCAACTACAGCTTCGGGGTGAGCGAGCAGCTCATCTTTCCCGAGATCGACTACGACAAGGTGACGGCGGTCCGCGGTATGGACATAACCATCTGCACGACCTCCTCCGACGATGGGGGCGCCAGGGCTTTGCTGGAGGCCTTCGGTTTCCCCTTCCGGCGTCGGGCTGTTGCGACCAACTGA
- the rpsN gene encoding 30S ribosomal protein S14, with product MAKKSMIAKNKRRAELVERYRERRAELISVIKDPDATYDAKRDAYASLAKMPRDASPTRYRNRCGITGRPRGYLRKFGMSRIAVRELAHRGELPGVQKSSW from the coding sequence ATGGCCAAGAAGTCGATGATCGCCAAGAACAAGCGGAGGGCCGAGCTGGTCGAGCGCTACCGGGAGCGCCGGGCCGAGCTCATCAGCGTCATCAAGGACCCCGATGCCACCTATGACGCCAAGCGGGACGCCTACGCGAGCCTGGCGAAGATGCCTCGCGACGCCAGCCCGACCCGGTACCGGAACCGTTGCGGCATCACGGGACGACCCCGTGGGTACCTGCGCAAGTTCGGGATGTCTCGGATCGCGGTCCGGGAGCTCGCGCATCGTGGCGAGCTGCCCGGCGTTCAGAAGTCCTCCTGGTAA
- the rpsH gene encoding 30S ribosomal protein S8: protein MMTDPIADMLTRIRNANIALHARVSMPSSKLKEQVARVLASEGYVEGYDVSPADQGNTLTIRLKFAGKGNQERIIQGLRRVSRPGRRVYKGADDLPRSQGGLGTVIVSTSQGLLPDREARRRRLGGELMCEVW, encoded by the coding sequence ATGATGACCGACCCCATCGCCGACATGCTGACCCGGATCCGCAACGCCAACATCGCCTTGCATGCCAGGGTGAGCATGCCCTCCTCGAAGCTGAAGGAGCAGGTCGCCAGGGTGCTGGCGTCGGAGGGCTATGTGGAGGGCTACGACGTGAGTCCGGCGGACCAGGGGAACACCCTGACCATCCGCCTGAAGTTCGCCGGCAAGGGCAATCAGGAGCGCATCATCCAGGGGTTGCGGCGTGTCTCCCGACCGGGCCGGCGCGTGTACAAGGGCGCCGACGACCTGCCGCGTTCCCAGGGAGGCCTGGGAACGGTGATCGTGTCCACATCCCAGGGCCTGCTCCCCGACCGTGAGGCCCGCCGGCGGCGTCTGGGCGGCGAGCTCATGTGTGAGGTCTGGTAG
- the rplF gene encoding 50S ribosomal protein L6: MSRVGKVPIPVPGGVEITVSGQQVTVKGPKGSLQRTFEDRVGVEVVDGRCVVTRINDERRSRALHGLTRALVNNMVIGVTEGYRKTLKIVGVGYRALSRGDGLELQVGYSHNVAVPATDGISFTVPDATTIVVEGIDKEKVGQVAAEIRRVRPPEPYKGKGIRYQDEHVVRKSGKAGVTVR, translated from the coding sequence ATGAGTCGGGTAGGCAAGGTTCCGATTCCGGTGCCCGGCGGGGTGGAGATCACCGTCTCCGGCCAGCAGGTGACCGTCAAGGGCCCGAAGGGTTCCCTGCAGCGGACCTTCGAGGACCGGGTGGGCGTCGAGGTGGTCGACGGCCGGTGCGTTGTCACCAGGATCAACGACGAACGCCGCAGCCGAGCCCTGCACGGGTTGACCCGGGCGCTGGTCAACAACATGGTGATCGGGGTCACCGAGGGATACCGCAAGACGCTCAAGATCGTCGGGGTCGGCTACCGGGCCCTGAGCCGGGGCGACGGATTGGAGCTACAGGTCGGCTACAGCCACAACGTGGCGGTTCCGGCCACCGACGGCATCTCCTTCACCGTTCCGGACGCCACCACCATCGTCGTGGAGGGTATCGACAAGGAGAAGGTAGGCCAGGTAGCGGCCGAGATACGCCGCGTCCGGCCGCCGGAGCCGTACAAGGGCAAGGGCATCCGCTACCAGGACGAGCATGTCGTCCGGAAGAGCGGCAAGGCGGGAGTGACAGTGCGATGA
- the rplR gene encoding 50S ribosomal protein L18: protein MSGARSRARIRRHRRVRKRLAGTAARPRLAVFRSNRYIYAQVIDDGPGRTLAAASSQEPELRSEPLTTGTATEVGRLIASRAAGAGITRVVFDRGGHPFHGRVKALADAAREAGLDF from the coding sequence ATGAGCGGGGCACGATCACGGGCTCGGATCCGCCGTCACCGGCGGGTGCGGAAGCGGCTGGCCGGCACCGCGGCCCGCCCTCGCCTGGCGGTGTTCCGGAGCAACCGGTACATCTATGCGCAGGTCATCGATGACGGCCCCGGCCGGACGTTGGCAGCGGCGTCCTCGCAGGAGCCGGAGCTCAGGTCGGAGCCTCTGACCACCGGGACCGCCACCGAGGTGGGTCGCCTGATCGCTTCCCGGGCTGCCGGCGCCGGCATTACCAGGGTGGTTTTCGATCGGGGCGGGCATCCGTTCCATGGACGTGTGAAGGCTCTGGCCGACGCGGCGAGGGAGGCTGGACTTGACTTCTAG
- the rpsE gene encoding 30S ribosomal protein S5 encodes MTSRRRRRDGGVDSGPQFDERVIEINRVSKVSKGGRRFSFTALVALGDGAGRVGIGYGKAKEVPTAIQKAIESARKSMFTVPMAGTTLIHRVIGQQGASKVLLQPAAPGTGVIAGGAVRQILEAAGIRDALAKSLGAPTHLNVAKATIDGLKGQRRPEDVAKARGKTPEEITPPGLLAAYRSTEMMRASGGGGNRS; translated from the coding sequence TTGACTTCTAGAAGAAGACGGCGCGACGGGGGCGTGGACTCCGGACCGCAATTCGACGAGCGGGTTATAGAGATCAACCGGGTCTCCAAGGTCAGCAAGGGGGGACGCCGGTTCTCCTTCACCGCCCTGGTGGCGTTGGGCGACGGGGCCGGACGGGTCGGGATCGGCTACGGGAAGGCCAAGGAGGTCCCCACCGCCATCCAGAAGGCGATCGAGTCGGCTCGCAAGTCGATGTTCACCGTTCCGATGGCGGGCACCACGCTGATCCACCGGGTCATCGGCCAGCAGGGCGCCTCGAAGGTGCTCCTGCAACCGGCGGCGCCGGGCACGGGCGTGATCGCCGGCGGCGCCGTCCGCCAGATTCTCGAGGCGGCCGGGATCCGCGACGCGCTGGCCAAGTCACTGGGAGCGCCCACCCACCTCAACGTCGCCAAGGCCACCATCGACGGCTTGAAGGGACAGCGGCGTCCCGAGGACGTGGCGAAGGCAAGGGGCAAGACCCCCGAGGAGATCACGCCTCCGGGACTGCTGGCCGCCTACCGCTCCACCGAGATGATGCGGGCGTCGGGCGGAGGAGGTAATCGATCATGA
- the rpmD gene encoding 50S ribosomal protein L30, with product MSGEMLRITLRRSVIGEKHKARATVRSLGLKKLNASVERPDSPELRGMLHRVRHLVEVREARPQETK from the coding sequence ATGAGCGGCGAGATGCTCCGGATCACCCTGCGCCGGAGCGTGATCGGCGAGAAGCACAAGGCCAGGGCTACCGTCCGGAGCCTGGGTCTGAAGAAGTTGAACGCCTCCGTGGAGCGTCCGGATAGTCCGGAGCTGCGGGGTATGTTGCATCGGGTGCGCCACCTGGTGGAAGTCCGGGAAGCGCGACCGCAGGAAACGAAGTAG
- the rplO gene encoding 50S ribosomal protein L15 gives MATKTNQLKLHHLRPAEGSKRKKIRVGRGEAGRRGKTAGRGTKGLKARRSLRPGFEGGQTPLQARLPKLRGFKPHNRQEFTVVNVDALDGFRDGTTVSPAHLREQGLARKRGRIKVLGRGEISKALTVEAHAFSSSARTKIEAAGGSCVIVS, from the coding sequence GTGGCTACCAAGACCAACCAACTGAAACTCCACCACCTCAGGCCGGCGGAAGGGTCGAAGCGGAAGAAGATCCGGGTCGGACGCGGCGAGGCCGGAAGGCGCGGCAAGACGGCCGGTAGGGGAACGAAGGGCCTCAAGGCCCGTCGCAGCCTGCGACCAGGCTTCGAGGGCGGCCAGACCCCCTTGCAGGCCCGGCTACCGAAGCTGCGGGGCTTCAAACCGCACAACCGGCAGGAGTTCACGGTGGTCAACGTCGATGCCCTCGACGGATTCCGCGACGGCACGACCGTCTCGCCGGCCCACCTTCGCGAGCAAGGGCTGGCGCGCAAACGCGGCAGGATCAAGGTGCTGGGCCGGGGCGAGATCAGCAAGGCCCTGACCGTGGAGGCGCATGCCTTCAGCAGCTCAGCCCGCACCAAGATAGAGGCCGCCGGTGGATCGTGCGTGATCGTCAGTTGA